In the genome of Haloplanus salinus, the window CGACTCGAATTTCCGCTCGGTCGATTTCCCTCGAAATAGGACGATGTCCGCTGGCTCCATCCCGACCGCTTCCGGCATCGCTCCAAGAATCGGTGATCCAGTATTCCCGAGCAGCGAGCTGAACAGCTCCCCCGGGTAGCGCTCGGCCTCCGTGGCTGACGCTTCGAGCCGTGTTATCTGCGCTTGCTGCGCATCGATCGCAGTGTTAAGTATGCCGGCGTCGCTCCCTGGCTGAGACTCCCGCAAAGTTACCAGCTCGAACAGCTGGTCGATCGACCGACGGTACAGGTCGAAGGCCAGTTCACCTCCGCCAACTGTGCCTCCGTCTCGCTTGACGCGATCTGACACCGGCTCGTAGGCGCTCAGAACGCCGGCCTGGCGTTTGCCATCCTCTTTCGTGGCGGGTGGTTGACTCATAGCGGCGCGGTGGTTGTGGACTTGGGTGCCGGTTTGATTTCGACGGTGCTGTCGGTTCGAAGCGTCACGAGCGCACCCTCCCACCGGAAAGTCAGTTCGCCCTCGTTGAGCGTCGGCTCTCGTTGGTCGGTCCCTCCAAATAGCGTATCGATAGCGTCGGCGTCGATCACCTCGGCGAGAGGGGTCAACTCCTCAGGACTCGTGTCCTTGTACTTCGCCATCTGCTTGGCGACGAACACCGAGTCGGACGACCTCTCAGACGTTTCGTACGCCACGGTCACGTGATCGCTCTCCATACATTCCTATACACTAGTGCATACTGAGTGACTGGTGCCGAACTACTCCGGTCGGATTCGGTGCTACCTAACTAGTCAGTATCGGGGGAGCGATCAAGAATCGTCCCAAGGAGCTTCCGCTCTGCGGTGCGAAGATGCTGGTGCAGGGTCGAACGCGAGATATCGAATTGATCGGCGAGTTCGTCACCGGAGACGCCTTTCGGTTGATCGAAGAACCCACGACGATATGCTGTGGAGAGAACCTCGGTTTGCCGATCGGTTAACGCTGCAAACGGTTCTCTTCGAGCTTGGTCCACTTCGATTCGGTGTTTCGAGACGAGTTGTGGGTCTCCGGTCGTCCGTAGCGCCTCCCAAAGTAGGCGCGTCCGGCCGGCAGGGACGTGGAAAGTAGTCACTTCGCCGCTTGCACTGCTCGTGACCGACGCCAGTGTGGCGCTGTGTGCGTCGATCGCGTTCAGTAGGTGACGGAGTCGGTCGTCCGGTCCAACCGTTCGGTTGACATCGAACGCGAACACGCCACCGCCAAGCGACTCGATGCTTGGCTTGACGAACCACGTCGCTGTATCAAAATACCGCTCGATGGTCGTCTGATCCGGCGCCCGTACCTGCCCCGTCAGACTGAGGTCATCCGCTGCACTGACAATAATTGTCGATGCGGCGAAACGTGTCCCTTCGGGCACGTCGGGAAAGAGGATACCGTCGGCCGACCACTCGACTTCCGTCTCGACTATCGTGTTCTGGTCTAGGCGGTTATCCAGCCTATCGAGGACGAAGCCCGCACACCGGCCCATCTCTTCGAGGTATTCGATGGTATTTTTATCGAACCCGTCGGCGGGCGTACTCAGCACCTCCATGGTACCGCGGATCACCCCGGAGTGACAGACTGGAATGGCGACCGTAGACCGATACCCACAGTTCAGGAGCCGGGAGGACCACTGTTCGTAGCTGGTGTCTCGAACGGTGTTCGGGACGGACACGGCCTCGCTGTCCATAGCGGCCGTCAGCGTCGGCGAGATGGACGGGGAGCCTTCGTCGGTGCCACCCTGAACGGTTACCGGCCCCCCCTCGTTTGCCTCCAAGATCGGCTGTATGGTGTGGTTGCTCGCGTTCCACTGGCCAACCCAGGCGTCGTCACCCGCAGTCAGCGCGAAATCGAGGAGTACCTCGTACACGGCCTCCCGGGACTTCGCCTCCTGGAGGCGGCGCTGGGCCTCGCGAAACTCGGTTGCGAGCCGCTGTTGGGTTGTAAGCGCCGCGTTCTTCGCCCGTAGTTGCTCGTTCAGTGCCTCGACCTGTGCCTCCTGGGCCGCTCGTTCCAGCCCAGCTGTGAGGTTTCGAGCAGCCGTCTCGACGAACCCGACGTCCACCTCGTCCGGCTCGTCCGTCTGGACGGCGAGGAGCCCGAACGTGTCGAGCGGGACGACGATCACCCCACGCTGAGCGTCGGCGTCACGCGGTCCGATGCAGTTTTGCGCCGCCTCGATATGCTTCGTTCGGTTGTGGCTGAACGCCTCCCAGAGCGCGTCGTCGTCGGGCGTAATCTGGGAGCGGTCGTTCGATGCTGCTGACTCGTCGGCGACCCCGGCTGGTCGCAGCGTTCCGACTTCGTCGTCGAACTCGTACACCGTTACACTGGGGACGTTCAGTGCCGCTACCGTGGCTTCGGCGCCGACGGCACACACCTCACTCGATGTCTCGGCGTCGAGGAGCACGCTACCGATGCGGTTCAGCGCCGTCAGCTTTCGCTGCCGTTCCAGCGCAGTCTTCACTTCCCTGTAGTCGGTGATATCCGTCGCGACGCCAAGCACTGCGTCCTCGTCGCTTCCTGCGGGGGTAAACGGCACTTTCCACGTCCGCAGTATTCGTTCGTTCCCGTCGGCGTCGGTGAGCGTCTCTTCCGGCCGGTAAACCGTCTCGCCGGACTCGAGTACGTGTTGGTCGTCAGCTCTGAAGTGGTCGACCTCATGGTCTTCGGTGGCGAACGCCGCGTCCGTCTGTCCTTCCAGCTCCGAGACGGTCGTGCCGTACACCTCCGCGACAGCCTCGTTGACGAGGAGGAACTCCCCGGCCGCATTCTTCGCGAACACCAAGTGCGGAATGTGATCGATGATGTCACGAAGTTGTTGTCGTTCTGCCTCGCGTGCATCCCGGGCAGCTCTGAGTTCGCGTTCGCGCGTCAGCAGCGCGAGGGCCGTTGTCGCGTGCTTCCCGAGAATAGCGAGCAGTTCGCGCTCTGACGACGAGAAATCGTCGACGTCCGTCGACCCAACGAGCAGGACGCCGTGCGATTCGAGGGGAACGATCATCTCCGATCGGAGTGGGGTCTCGGGTTCGTATACCCCTGTCTCAGTTGCGAGATTCGCGTAGTATCGTGGCTCGCCGGCCTCGAACGCGTCCCAGACGAGGCCGGAGCCGTGCTCGAACGTCGGTCTCGTGAGGTCACTCTCCTCGGCTGCTGCCGAGACATCGACCGGTGCGAGTCGATCGCGCTCGTTCTCGTACGTCCAGTAGCCCGCCAACGGCCGGTCGACGATGTCCGTCGTCGCCGCGATGAGTTCTTCGACCAGCTCGCCCCTCGTCTCGGCGAGCATAAATTGCCCAACGCGCTCGCGGATCGCTTCAAGCCGGTGTTCGGTCTGTCGCCGCTTACCGATGTCCCGGTTCACGCAGATCAGTCCTCCATCCGGAAGCGACGTCAGGTTCACCATCTGCGGAACCCGGCCACCCTCCTTTTTTCGGCCGACTAGCTCTCCCTCCCAGACCCCGCTTTCGGCGATTTTCGGGAAGATGGTTTCCTCGATTTCTTCGATCTGTTCTTGATCGTAGATCTGCCGCCACGTTCCGCCGAGAAGTTCCTCAGGGTCGTAGCCGAGGATGTCAGCGTGGCACTGGTTCATATAGACGTACTCTTCATCCGCGTTCAGGATCGAAATTCCAGTCAGGGAGGCGTCCATCGCAGTCGCCCGGCGCTGGAGTTTCCGGAGCCGCTCGATTCGACCTGTCGCCTCCCGAACGGACGCGACCAGATACTCCGTCCCGCCGACCGTCATCGCTGTCGAGTGAATCTCGACCGGAACGTCGTCGCCGTCTTCGGTGCGAACGAACACCGGGTCGTCCTCCCCGATACGGATGTCAGTACCGCCCTTCGCGACAGCTTCTGCATACCGTTCTCGATATGCGTCCCGGTCGCTCTTCGGGTGTATTTCGTACCAGTGAGCGTCAACCAATGAGGAGCGCGAGCACCCGAAAAGTTCGACCGCTGCATCGTTGACAGCGGTGATCGTGCCGGACTCAGTCTCGACGACGAGGAGCGGATCCGCCGCTTCGAGAAACGCAATACTGTTGAGATCATCGTTCGTCTCAACGGGCCGGCCGCCATCGGATAAACATCGTCTTCCGGGTTCAGCGCCGGTAACATCTCCTGACAGTTTCCCGGAATATCGTACGGTGCCGTCAGTCCGAGATCGTTCCCGAATGCGCTCTACACGGTCAAGATCTCGAGGGGTAACGGAGATAGCCCGGTCTTCGGGTTGCACGCCAATCGTTGTGGTCACATTATACTTAATTACGTCGCCGCTCCGGACCGAGCCACGCCACTGCACCGCCCCCAAGATCCGTACTGTCATCTGAATTATTGGTAATTCCCAATCGAGGATTTGGAAGTCGAGGTGAGTTGATGTGAGTCGTTCAACCTCGGAGTGGTGGCTGTGTGAATCGAAGCGCCGATCTGAATTGACAGAGACAGTGACGATACCGGTTGTCGAGGCGGTTGCTGACGAGTGCTGCTGCTGCCGACTCGCCGGCCCGAGGCGTACGCGTCGGGGACGCCCACACCGTTCATCTCAATCTTCCACCGCCGTCCTAACTCTGCTTCCAGTTCGTGACGGATCCAGTCACAGGACGTCTGGAACGTGAACTGATCGGGCAGGTCGCGCCCGCCCATCGCGGCACGAGCCACAGGCTCTCCAGCAGGAAGCTCACGATTACGAATGCAAACCGGACGATCGGGTCTCGTGTTGTCGTTGTTGCTCGGGCCTGGCGAAACAGGCGGTAACTGGTTTCTATCGCCGAACGTTTCCAATAGTGGCGTTCAGTTCGTGTGGGCGTGCGATCTCGGAGCCACGTACCCCCCCACAACTTCACCATGCTTCCCGCGATTTCCGTTCTGGTACGAGACAGGGACCGCGAGCGGGAAGCGCAAACACCGAGCAACTGCTCACGCGACTCACAGACCGATGACCGACGATACGGAAGACCGCGACCCTGAAGCACTGCTTGAACAGCCGAAAGAACGGAAACGCCACCGGAGCGAGGCGCAAGAACAAGTGACTGATGACGATGAGCCATCATGAGAGGAGTACATCGCTGAGGTCTACGCAGAGCTCGATGCCGGTGAGGCACCGACGAGTCTCACAATGCGAGACCGGAATCTCGAAGCGCTAATTCGTGGCCTCGACGAGGCAGGCCAACTCGATTCAGTTGGCGCTGATATTCGGGACCATCTCCATCGAGATGGAGCCGACTCAGAGAGTCGCGGCTCACTGCTTGGGCTGCTCGTTCGTGCTGGTTTGGCAGAGGTCCGTCCGGATCTTATTGAGGCCGGTCAGGCTACGAGAGATATACTGAGCGGAAAGAAACACAGTTTTAGCTGAAATGCACGCGACAGGGCGATCCACTGCTGCCGACAGAGGTGAAAGCGAAACAGTCACTCATCAGCCTTGACGACGAAGATCCGACGCCAGCCGATCATCATCGTGCTCAGTTGCACGCCTATCTCTACGGACTCGATCAGACGGTGTCCTATGCCGTCCGGACCGGGCTAGTGAAATTCCGTACATAGGCAATCCGTAACGTTGGAACGCCCGGACTCGTTCACCAACCCCACTCAAATTTCGGTGAGACCGAGACTGTATTCGAGTGCGGTATCGACTTCGTCTATCCGCTCTTGCGGAATCGAGCCGAGGTTCTCGGTGATACGGCGCTCGATAGAGATAGTCCGAATCTGGCTACAGAGCGCGATTGAGTCTTCCCGAAGCGCACACTCCTCGGCTGGGACGAGCACTTCGAACGGGTAGAGCTGCTCGCCGAACGAGGTGGTGAACGGAACAACGATCGTTGTCGGTGCGTTTGCATTCCCGACATCGTTCTGCACGACGAGACACGGTCGCGTTCCCCGCTGTTCGGAACCCTGTGTCTGATCGAGTTCGACGATAACGACATCCCCTCGGCGGACAGACAGAGCCATATGCTACCACTCTGGGGCATCGCCTAGGTGGTCATTAGCCTCCGTCGAGACGCCCTCCGGTTCGTCAGCGAGCTCGCTGGTTCGTTGGGCACGCTGACGGTACCCCTCAGCCAACTCCTCACGAGTGACCGGTCGTTCGATAACGAGCTTCCCCGCCTCTTCGTGGATCACGACGTCATCTCCTCCCTTAATTCCGAACCGTTCTCGGAGCTCTTTGGGGATCGTCACTTGGCCTCGCTCCCCGATCTTCCGGCGTTCGCCCTTACTCATACATATTCATATCTTATTCATACTAAAAAGCCATTCGGACAGAAGGCAGTAAGCTCAGACTCCCGGCTTACACTCGGAGAGTAATGGGGTAATTTCGCGCCGACGATTTATCCGCCACGAGGGAGCGAAGAGGTCCGATACCTCTCGTTCCTCATCATGTCCGATACCAATTCCTCGGTCGTGTCGAACGCCTCCGTCGAGACGTTCACTCCCACTATGGTTCCAAGTGCCCACACGACTATCGAGTAGGTTACGAGCACCGCGATGAGTCGAAATTCTCGAAACTGCGGATCGCTCTGCGTGGCCCCGATGTGAAGCACCTGCCAGCCAGCGACGATGGCGACCCCCTGACCGAGTGCGATCACGCCAAGCAGTAGCAGGTAGTTTACCAGGAATCGGTCGGTCAACCAGCTATCGAGTCGGGCACGGAAGTCCGACACCGTGAGTGATGGGAGACACCTGAGAGCAACAACGCCGAGTACTGCCAGATACTGCAACGGCGTCGTCGCTATCTCGCCGATGGACGAATACGGAATCACAGTGCTCGTGAGCGTTGGCTACTGTATATTTTTGTCTTCGAATTAATCGGTAATTGAACTCATACTGTGAATAACCACCATATTTGTTCGCTACCGGCTAGCGTTTTGCTGGTTCGAACGTTTTCTAGGGATCCCTGTGCTGTATTTGTATTCGTCACGTACTGGCGGACTCCTTCGTGGATGTCCCTTCGTCACGAAGTCAGAGAGCGGTTAGTGGATCATGATCGGTTCCATCTCGATCTTTGAAGCTGTCCACGAGTGCCTCACGGGACGCTCCGTGTCCAGTCGTATGTAGTTCACGACCCTTCATCTCCTGTAGTTCAACAACGCCCAGACTACGAACGTAGTCAAGAAACAGAGGACTGCTCCATCTTGTGGCGACAGCACTACTGCACCGACGGCGAACGAGCCAATCATCCAGAGGGTGACGAGCAGCCCGTTAGATTCCATACGGGGTCTCTGTTCGCCGACCTGTATGTATCCCCCCGAACGATTTCAGTAGCCGCAACGGACGGCGGATTTAAATTAACGGTACTGCAGCGCAAGTATCAACAAAACAGCCATCCCGCCGACAACGAGCATCGCGACACGGATACGACTTGCGAGCGCCCGCTTTTTTATCGAGGATCGCTTCCAGTTCGAAGTGATCGAGTAACCCACCGCTGAAGAATACTAACGTGACTGCCGAAATACCCATAGCCAGCGATACAGTCCTCAATTCGGTGAGAACAGTCTACTCCATCCAGAGACTCGTAAGAAGCATCGGTAGCCCGAAGCCTGGGCGGCGCTGCATATCCTCGGTCGTTTAGCGGCGTTTACAATTATGGCTGAATTGGAACTTTCGTTCACGATGATACGACGACTCGACAAACGACAGTTCGGTTCAATTCAGCCATTAGCCGCTGATACGTGCGTTTCCGAGCTTCTCCGATCTA includes:
- a CDS encoding AbrB/MazE/SpoVT family DNA-binding domain-containing protein, which produces MSKGERRKIGERGQVTIPKELRERFGIKGGDDVVIHEEAGKLVIERPVTREELAEGYRQRAQRTSELADEPEGVSTEANDHLGDAPEW
- a CDS encoding type II toxin-antitoxin system PemK/MazF family toxin; this encodes MALSVRRGDVVIVELDQTQGSEQRGTRPCLVVQNDVGNANAPTTIVVPFTTSFGEQLYPFEVLVPAEECALREDSIALCSQIRTISIERRITENLGSIPQERIDEVDTALEYSLGLTEI
- a CDS encoding PAS domain S-box protein is translated as MTVRILGAVQWRGSVRSGDVIKYNVTTTIGVQPEDRAISVTPRDLDRVERIRERSRTDGTVRYSGKLSGDVTGAEPGRRCLSDGGRPVETNDDLNSIAFLEAADPLLVVETESGTITAVNDAAVELFGCSRSSLVDAHWYEIHPKSDRDAYRERYAEAVAKGGTDIRIGEDDPVFVRTEDGDDVPVEIHSTAMTVGGTEYLVASVREATGRIERLRKLQRRATAMDASLTGISILNADEEYVYMNQCHADILGYDPEELLGGTWRQIYDQEQIEEIEETIFPKIAESGVWEGELVGRKKEGGRVPQMVNLTSLPDGGLICVNRDIGKRRQTEHRLEAIRERVGQFMLAETRGELVEELIAATTDIVDRPLAGYWTYENERDRLAPVDVSAAAEESDLTRPTFEHGSGLVWDAFEAGEPRYYANLATETGVYEPETPLRSEMIVPLESHGVLLVGSTDVDDFSSSERELLAILGKHATTALALLTRERELRAARDAREAERQQLRDIIDHIPHLVFAKNAAGEFLLVNEAVAEVYGTTVSELEGQTDAAFATEDHEVDHFRADDQHVLESGETVYRPEETLTDADGNERILRTWKVPFTPAGSDEDAVLGVATDITDYREVKTALERQRKLTALNRIGSVLLDAETSSEVCAVGAEATVAALNVPSVTVYEFDDEVGTLRPAGVADESAASNDRSQITPDDDALWEAFSHNRTKHIEAAQNCIGPRDADAQRGVIVVPLDTFGLLAVQTDEPDEVDVGFVETAARNLTAGLERAAQEAQVEALNEQLRAKNAALTTQQRLATEFREAQRRLQEAKSREAVYEVLLDFALTAGDDAWVGQWNASNHTIQPILEANEGGPVTVQGGTDEGSPSISPTLTAAMDSEAVSVPNTVRDTSYEQWSSRLLNCGYRSTVAIPVCHSGVIRGTMEVLSTPADGFDKNTIEYLEEMGRCAGFVLDRLDNRLDQNTIVETEVEWSADGILFPDVPEGTRFAASTIIVSAADDLSLTGQVRAPDQTTIERYFDTATWFVKPSIESLGGGVFAFDVNRTVGPDDRLRHLLNAIDAHSATLASVTSSASGEVTTFHVPAGRTRLLWEALRTTGDPQLVSKHRIEVDQARREPFAALTDRQTEVLSTAYRRGFFDQPKGVSGDELADQFDISRSTLHQHLRTAERKLLGTILDRSPDTD
- a CDS encoding HalOD1 output domain-containing protein: MESDHVTVAYETSERSSDSVFVAKQMAKYKDTSPEELTPLAEVIDADAIDTLFGGTDQREPTLNEGELTFRWEGALVTLRTDSTVEIKPAPKSTTTAPL